One genomic window of Methanosarcina acetivorans C2A includes the following:
- a CDS encoding MEDS domain-containing protein — protein sequence MEGKLRNSGIEIIGNVPWGTHFCQFYQTKEDLMEILVPYFKAGLENNENCIWITSQPLEVEEAKEALRRAVPDFEIYLKKGQIDIFPYIHGYINEGVFDSERAVNGLKEKLNQALESGYEGLRVTGDACWLEKEGWTDFVNYENKVDSVIEKHQMISLCSYHLEMCNATEILDIAFNHQFSLIKREERWDRIENSGRRRAEKAVFQAAKDWERTFDAVPDLVAIIDNECRIVRANRAMAARLGVTQEECAGLTCHRVMHGTDEPPSFCPHKQLLKDGLERITEVHEELLGGDFLLSVSPLYDPDGKIMGCVHVARDITERKRAEEALKKAHECLEEKVKARTVELEEAYKALKENEGRLSEAQKMAHIGNWDWDLVTNRSHWSDEMYRIFGLEPQESGLDYDKILNYIHPDDRDYLENSIKRALNEGSCDSDYRIISDNGDERVVHAQGEVVFDEENNPILMKGTVQDITERKKTEEALEKMERIRIKEIHHRIKNNLQVISSLLDLQAEKFRDKEVLEAFRESQNRVVSMSLIHEELYKGEGTDALDFSAYLRKLSEKLFQTYSLSSKNIRMYMNLEENTSFNMDIAVPLGIIVNELVSNAFKHAFPEKVGEIRIQLQKEKMCNEVNRSLFSLIISDNGIGIPEGVELASFESLGMKLVNTLVDQLGGKIEIIRAHGTEFRITFNVTERSQIPVGVE from the coding sequence ATGGAAGGAAAACTGAGAAATTCTGGTATTGAGATAATTGGAAATGTGCCCTGGGGGACGCACTTTTGCCAATTTTACCAGACAAAAGAAGACTTGATGGAGATACTTGTTCCTTATTTCAAAGCAGGGCTTGAGAATAATGAAAATTGCATCTGGATCACGTCACAACCCCTGGAAGTAGAAGAGGCAAAAGAAGCCCTTAGAAGAGCTGTTCCTGATTTTGAAATTTATCTGAAGAAAGGACAGATAGACATTTTTCCTTACATCCACGGATACATAAATGAAGGTGTTTTCGATTCGGAAAGAGCTGTAAACGGATTGAAAGAAAAACTAAATCAGGCTCTGGAAAGCGGTTATGAAGGACTCCGGGTAACGGGGGACGCCTGCTGGCTGGAAAAAGAAGGCTGGACCGATTTTGTTAATTATGAGAATAAGGTAGATTCTGTTATTGAAAAACATCAGATGATATCTCTGTGTTCATATCATCTTGAGATGTGCAACGCAACCGAAATTCTTGACATCGCCTTTAACCACCAGTTCTCTTTGATCAAAAGAGAAGAACGATGGGACCGGATAGAAAATTCCGGGAGAAGAAGAGCAGAAAAAGCAGTTTTTCAGGCAGCAAAAGACTGGGAACGGACATTTGATGCCGTACCAGATCTCGTAGCCATAATTGACAATGAATGCAGGATTGTTCGTGCGAACAGAGCCATGGCAGCAAGGCTGGGAGTGACACAGGAAGAATGTGCAGGATTGACATGTCATCGTGTTATGCATGGGACAGATGAACCTCCCTCTTTTTGTCCGCATAAGCAATTACTTAAAGATGGACTTGAGCGCATAACAGAAGTTCACGAAGAACTTCTGGGCGGCGATTTCTTATTAAGTGTTTCGCCATTATATGATCCGGATGGAAAAATTATGGGATGCGTGCATGTCGCTCGTGACATCACAGAACGCAAAAGAGCAGAGGAAGCTCTGAAAAAAGCACACGAATGTTTGGAAGAAAAAGTCAAAGCACGTACTGTTGAGCTTGAAGAGGCTTATAAGGCCTTAAAGGAAAACGAAGGAAGGCTTTCCGAAGCTCAAAAAATGGCTCATATAGGAAATTGGGATTGGGATCTCGTAACCAATAGATCGCACTGGTCTGATGAAATGTATCGTATTTTTGGGCTTGAACCACAAGAATCCGGCTTAGATTATGATAAAATTCTTAATTATATTCATCCCGATGATCGAGATTACCTTGAAAATTCCATTAAGAGAGCTTTAAACGAAGGGTCCTGTGACAGTGATTATCGGATCATCTCAGATAATGGTGACGAGCGAGTAGTTCATGCACAGGGTGAAGTAGTATTCGATGAGGAAAATAACCCAATTCTGATGAAAGGAACGGTTCAGGATATTACTGAGCGTAAGAAGACTGAAGAAGCCCTGGAAAAAATGGAGAGAATCCGAATAAAAGAAATTCACCACAGAATAAAAAATAACCTTCAGGTAATCTCTTCCCTGCTGGACCTTCAGGCTGAAAAGTTCAGGGATAAAGAGGTACTTGAAGCTTTCAGGGAAAGTCAGAACCGTGTAGTTTCAATGTCCCTGATTCACGAAGAACTCTATAAAGGGGAGGGAACCGATGCACTGGACTTTTCTGCATACCTTCGAAAGCTATCTGAAAAACTTTTCCAGACATATAGCCTGAGTAGTAAAAATATCCGCATGTACATGAATCTGGAAGAAAATACATCGTTTAACATGGATATCGCAGTCCCGCTGGGTATAATCGTTAACGAGCTAGTTTCCAATGCTTTCAAACACGCATTTCCCGAAAAAGTAGGAGAAATTCGAATCCAGCTTCAAAAAGAAAAAATGTGTAATGAAGTAAACAGATCCCTTTTCAGCCTGATAATTTCAGATAACGGAATAGGAATTCCTGAAGGCGTGGAACTGGCAAGTTTCGAATCCCTCGGAATGAAATTAGTAAACACTCTTGTTGACCAGCTGGGTGGAAAAATCGAGATTATACGAGCACATGGAACGGAATTCAGAATCACCTTCAATGTAACGGAACGATCACAAATCCCTGTGGGCGTCGAGTAG